A stretch of Mycobacterium sp. ITM-2016-00316 DNA encodes these proteins:
- a CDS encoding ABC transporter ATP-binding protein: MTPVLEITDVTFRRDGKQIIDGISLTVQAGEHWALLGPNGAGKSTLLGFCAAVTFPSSGTVRILGGQMGRTDLSVLRRSIGHVNPRHRLQYPLTVREVVLTGFTATVDTAARWTPSPEQVRRADELIDTVGLSARADAVWPTLSQGERGRSLIARALIAEPRLLLLDEPSTGLDVAAREQLLETIDTLEVTHPEMASILVTHHLEELPTSTTHALLIGAGRTVAIGPAQSTVTTEHVSAAFRHPVTVGFDDGRWSARAKASSRVVG; this comes from the coding sequence GTGACACCGGTACTGGAGATCACCGACGTCACCTTCCGCCGCGACGGCAAGCAGATCATCGACGGCATCTCGCTGACGGTGCAGGCCGGTGAACACTGGGCGCTGCTGGGACCCAACGGCGCCGGTAAGAGCACGCTGCTGGGCTTCTGCGCGGCGGTCACGTTTCCCAGCAGCGGCACGGTGCGCATCCTGGGCGGTCAGATGGGACGCACCGATCTGTCGGTGCTGCGCCGATCCATCGGCCATGTCAATCCGCGGCACCGGTTGCAGTACCCGCTGACCGTGCGTGAGGTGGTGCTCACCGGTTTCACCGCGACCGTGGACACCGCGGCGCGCTGGACCCCCAGCCCCGAGCAGGTGCGCCGGGCCGATGAACTGATCGACACCGTGGGCCTGTCGGCGCGCGCCGACGCCGTCTGGCCGACGCTGTCCCAAGGCGAGCGCGGACGGTCGCTGATCGCCCGCGCCCTGATCGCCGAACCGCGGCTGCTGCTGCTGGATGAACCCAGCACCGGCCTGGACGTGGCCGCCCGTGAGCAACTGCTGGAAACCATTGACACACTGGAGGTCACGCATCCCGAGATGGCCTCCATCCTGGTGACCCATCACCTGGAGGAACTGCCCACCAGCACCACCCATGCGCTGCTGATCGGTGCGGGCCGCACGGTGGCCATCGGTCCGGCCCAGAGCACCGTGACCACCGAGCACGTCAGCGCGGCGTTCCGGCATCCGGTGACGGTGGGGTTCGACGACGGCCGGTGGAGCGCACGGGCCAAGGCCAGTTCCAGGGTGGTTGGCTAA
- a CDS encoding peroxiredoxin gives MKTGDRVAEFELPDQTGTMRSLSALLADGPVVLFFYPAAMTPGCTKEACHFRDLAAEFAAVGASRVGISTDAVEKQAKFADQQRFDYPLLSDADGKVATAFGVKRGLLGKLMPVKRTTFVIDTDRTVLEVISSEFSMDTHADKALEVLRAR, from the coding sequence ATCAAGACCGGTGACCGCGTAGCCGAGTTCGAACTGCCCGACCAGACAGGCACCATGCGCAGTCTGTCGGCACTGCTCGCCGACGGACCCGTGGTGTTGTTCTTCTACCCCGCCGCGATGACGCCCGGCTGTACCAAGGAGGCCTGTCATTTCCGCGACCTGGCCGCCGAGTTCGCCGCCGTCGGTGCCTCGCGGGTGGGCATCAGCACCGACGCGGTGGAGAAGCAGGCTAAGTTCGCCGATCAGCAGCGCTTCGATTACCCGCTGCTCTCGGACGCCGACGGCAAGGTCGCCACCGCGTTCGGGGTGAAACGCGGCCTGCTCGGCAAGCTGATGCCGGTCAAGCGGACGACGTTCGTGATCGACACCGACCGCACCGTGCTCGAGGTCATCTCCAGCGAGTTCAGCATGGACACCCACGCAGACAAGGCCCTCGAGGTGCTCAGGGCGCGTTGA
- a CDS encoding anthranilate synthase component I, producing the protein MQPNTVTLAVTTPREDFRELAAGHRVVPVTRKVLADSETPLSAYRKLAANRPGTFLLESAENGRSWSRWSFIGAGAPSALTVRDGEAVWLGATPKGAPSGGDPLVALRSTLDLLATAALPGLPPLSSGLVGYFAYDMVRRLERLPEIAVDDLGLPDMLLLLATDIAAVDHHEGTITLIANAVNWNGTDDRVDEAYDDAVARLDVMTAALAEPLHSTVSTFSRPQPQFRAQRTVEEYSAIVDKLVGDIEAGEAFQVVPSQRFEISTAADPLDVYRMLRATNPSPYMYLLNVPDAEGGLDFSVVGSSPEALVTVKDGKATTHPIAGTRWRGDTEEEDVLLEKELLADEKERAEHLMLVDLGRNDLGRVCQPGTVRVEDYSHIERYSHVMHLVSTVTGHLADGRTALDAVTACFPAGTLSGAPKVRAMELIEEVELTRRGLYGGVLGYLDFAGNADFAIAIRTALMRDGTAYVQAGGGVVADSNGPYEYNESANKAKAVLNAIAAAETLGQP; encoded by the coding sequence GTGCAACCCAATACCGTCACGCTGGCCGTCACCACGCCTCGCGAGGACTTCCGGGAACTCGCCGCCGGGCACCGGGTGGTTCCGGTGACCCGCAAGGTGCTGGCCGACAGTGAGACACCGCTGTCGGCGTACCGCAAGCTGGCCGCCAACCGGCCGGGCACGTTCCTGCTGGAATCCGCCGAGAACGGACGGTCCTGGTCGCGGTGGTCGTTCATCGGTGCCGGCGCGCCGTCGGCGCTGACGGTCCGCGACGGCGAGGCGGTCTGGCTGGGCGCCACGCCGAAAGGCGCACCGTCCGGTGGCGACCCGCTCGTCGCGCTGCGCAGCACGCTGGATCTGCTGGCCACCGCCGCGCTGCCCGGGCTGCCGCCGCTGTCGTCGGGGCTGGTCGGGTACTTCGCCTACGACATGGTGCGCAGGCTGGAACGGTTGCCGGAGATCGCCGTGGATGATCTGGGGCTGCCCGACATGCTGCTGTTGCTGGCCACCGACATCGCCGCCGTCGACCACCACGAGGGCACCATCACCCTGATCGCCAATGCAGTGAACTGGAACGGTACCGACGACCGTGTCGACGAGGCCTACGACGACGCGGTGGCCCGCCTCGATGTGATGACGGCCGCCCTCGCCGAGCCGCTGCATTCCACGGTGTCCACCTTCAGCCGGCCGCAGCCGCAGTTCCGCGCGCAGCGCACCGTCGAGGAGTACAGCGCGATCGTGGACAAGCTGGTCGGAGATATCGAGGCCGGTGAGGCATTCCAGGTGGTGCCCTCGCAGCGTTTTGAGATCAGCACCGCCGCCGATCCACTGGATGTCTACCGGATGCTGCGGGCGACCAATCCGAGCCCGTACATGTACCTGCTCAACGTCCCGGATGCCGAAGGGGGACTTGATTTCTCCGTCGTCGGGTCCAGCCCGGAGGCGCTGGTCACCGTCAAGGACGGCAAGGCGACCACGCATCCGATCGCCGGAACCCGGTGGCGCGGCGACACCGAGGAGGAGGACGTGCTCCTGGAGAAGGAGCTACTGGCCGACGAGAAGGAACGCGCCGAGCACCTGATGCTGGTCGATCTGGGCCGCAACGATCTGGGCCGGGTGTGTCAGCCGGGGACGGTGCGGGTGGAGGACTACAGCCACATCGAGCGCTACAGCCACGTCATGCACCTGGTGTCGACGGTGACCGGGCATCTCGCGGACGGCAGGACCGCGCTGGACGCCGTCACCGCGTGTTTCCCGGCGGGCACGCTGTCCGGTGCGCCCAAGGTCCGCGCCATGGAACTCATCGAGGAGGTCGAGCTGACCCGACGCGGCCTCTATGGCGGCGTGCTCGGCTACCTGGACTTCGCCGGCAACGCTGATTTCGCGATCGCGATCCGGACCGCCCTCATGCGCGACGGCACCGCCTACGTGCAGGCCGGCGGGGGAGTCGTGGCCGACTCCAACGGGCCCTACGAGTACAACGAGTCCGCCAACAAGGCCAAGGCGGTGCTGAACGCGATCGCGGCGGCCGAGACGCTGGGGCAACCTTGA
- a CDS encoding TIGR02234 family membrane protein yields the protein MIRIAQALLALGALALWGASRLPWVEVSTFDGLGQPKTSTLSGAAWSTALVPLALVLLAAAVAALAVRGLLLRAVAVLVAVSGAGIAYLGISQWVTHDVAVRAAGLAEVPVSALVGSQRFYAGAGVAVAAAVIALVAAGLLMRSAATARTSTARYVAPAARRDAVRSETADGGGPEGMSERMMWDALDGGSDPTSEPNTADPDNQGR from the coding sequence TTGATCCGGATCGCGCAGGCTTTGCTGGCCCTCGGCGCGTTGGCGCTATGGGGGGCCTCGCGCCTGCCTTGGGTCGAGGTGAGCACGTTCGACGGTCTCGGGCAGCCCAAGACCTCGACATTGTCGGGTGCGGCCTGGTCGACGGCGCTGGTGCCGCTCGCCCTGGTGCTGCTGGCGGCGGCGGTGGCCGCGCTGGCCGTCCGGGGCCTGCTGTTGCGCGCGGTGGCCGTCCTGGTGGCCGTGTCGGGAGCCGGGATCGCCTATCTGGGCATCAGCCAGTGGGTTACCCATGACGTCGCGGTACGCGCGGCCGGTCTTGCCGAGGTCCCGGTCTCCGCGCTGGTCGGCTCACAGCGCTTCTACGCCGGTGCCGGCGTGGCGGTGGCTGCCGCGGTGATTGCGCTGGTCGCGGCCGGATTGTTGATGCGTTCGGCGGCGACCGCTCGGACGTCTACGGCCCGTTACGTCGCGCCGGCGGCACGACGTGACGCGGTGCGCTCGGAAACGGCCGACGGCGGCGGCCCGGAGGGAATGTCGGAGCGGATGATGTGGGACGCGTTGGACGGGGGCAGCGATCCGACCAGCGAGCCGAACACGGCGGATCCGGACAACCAGGGTCGGTGA